In the Synechococcus sp. MU1643 genome, TCGCTCCAGCCGCCGCTGTGTTGAACAGTGACAGCTACGACGGCAACATCTATGCCCTCTACGCCGGCAACGGTTCGTTGGTGCCTCCCGCTAACACCCTGGAGGAGTCCCTTGCGGAGGGACGCACGGCTGTGATCGTTTACTACTTGGATGACAGCGCCGTGAGCAAACGCTTCGCTCCGGTGGTGTCTGAACTGCAACGGCTTTGGGGCCGCAGCATTGATCTGCTGCCGCTCTCCACCGATCCGCTACAGGGCCGTGAAGCCCTGGGGGCCGGTGATCCAGCCACCTATTGGTCCGGAACCATTCCTCAGGTGGTGGTGATCGGTACCGATGGCCGGATTGTTCTCGATCAAAAGGGTCAGGTTCCCCTGGCGGCGATCAACGATGCCATTAGCGCCTCCACCGGTCTTCCCGCTCCCGATCTGGGGCGGATTAACCAGGAAGGCAGCTTCAACGAAGTGAACATCGAAGTCACCGCCAACTGAGACGCCCACAGCCACGGCGCCTACGCTGCCGGCCAGTTGTCCCGGTCGTTGAGCCGGATCCGCTGTGTCGCTGCTGCTTGCTCCGCTAGGCCTTGGACTCGCCGTGGCCTGGTTGGAGCTCCGCCACCGCCTGAGACCCGCTTCGCCGTTGCGGATGACTCCTCGCAACTGGCGCGTCGATGATCTGAGCGGCCGGCTCCGCATCGAAGGTGTGTTGGAGATCAGCAACCCCCACCCCCGCATGGAGGTTTTTGTGCCGGAGCTGCGGGTCGAACCCGTTCTGCTTGGGTCCTCCGACCCCGCCGGTCTGGAGGTGAAAACGCGGATCATTGCTGACCATCCCGATGAGGAGACCAGGGCGGACGGCTACTGGGCGGCTTACATCGTCAAAGGACGCAAGACCACGCGTGCTCGGGTTTCGATCGAGATCACCGGACCAACGCCATCGGTCCGGGTCGACAGCCTCTGGGTGGATGCCCACTGGGTGAATTACGGACCCTTCGGTCGCTTGGAGCGCCGTCAGGGCGTGCTGGTTCCCCTGACCCGTCCTGAACCCCTGCAGCCCGATCAAGCCAACTTCCGCCAGGGGGAGGGGTGCCGTGTGCTGCCGCTGCGCACCCACCTGCTCGGACCCCTGGATGACGCCATTGACGTCTTGCGTACCTATGCCGCTGATTTGGTCCAGCCTGGCGACATCCTCACCATCGGCGAGACCCCCGTGGCTGTGATCCAGGGGCGCTATCGCCATCCCAGTGAGGTGGAACCAGGCATGGTGGCGCGTCTGGCTTGCCGTGTGTTCCACCCCACCAGCAGCCTGGCGACGGCCTGCGGCATGCAGACCTTGATCGATTTGGTGGGCCCGACGCGGGTGCTTGCGGCCTGGTTGGGGGGGCTCCTGATGAAGCTGGTGGGTATCCCCGGGGGCTTCTATCGCCTCGCCGGTGATCAGGCTCGCTTGATCGACGACATCACCGGAACCACACCGCCTTATGACCAGACCATTGTTTTGGGTCCATCCCAGGCCGAGCAGTTCTGTCGTGATGCCTCTGCTGAACTCGGGGTTGACGTAGCCATCGTCGACGTCAACGACCTCGGCCGTGTGAAGGTACTGGCTTCCAGCCCCGGATGTGATGAGGGCTTGCTGGGCCGGGCCCTGCACCCCAATCCCGCTGGCAATGCCAATGAGCGCACCCCCCTGGTCTTGGTGCGGCCAGGCCTGGAATGAGCGATACATTGTGAACAGTTGGGGTTGGAGGGTGTCCGGTGACAGAACCCAAGACAACCTCCATCCGTATTGAGCCCCTCAATCCGGCCCACCTGGCGCAGTGGCTTCAAGACGCGCCGATCGATCAGCTCTCACGGTTTAAGGGCTTTTTGATCGGTGAATGGCTTTCAAGAGTCGAGCAGCGCTTCCCTGATCTGCTTCCCAGCCGCTCGCCGCGTTGCTTGATGGCCCTTGAGGCTGATCGCCCGGTGGCCAGTGTTGTGGCGCGGCCGTTCAACCGCCGCGGCAGCTGCTGGATCCTCCATTTGCCGGAGCTGCTGGGGCCGGTGGACGATCACAGCCATCGCATCATTCAGCAGTCCTTGCTTCAGCAGGCCCTGCAGTCCTGGACGGCCCAGATTTGCAGCTGGGTGATTCGTTGTCCGGCCACCGATGCCGATGCCATCGCCCTGCTGCGGGAGCTTGGTTTTCAACCACTTCGCCCATATCAGTGCTGGTGTCCACCAGGTGGCGAGGTTGAGTCAATGGGCAGCGATCAGCTGCCTGCGGGTCTGCGTTGGGCGGCATTAAACCGCCGCACCGCCCAGTTGCTGTGGTCGATCGAGCAGGGCGGCAGCCACAGCCACCTGCGTCAGATAACCGACCGCCATTGGCTGGATCTGCTGGACCGGAACGGACCCGGCTGCGGCGTTCTTATGGCCGGAGACGCTGTTCTTGCAGGCTGCATCCGC is a window encoding:
- a CDS encoding thylakoid membrane photosystem I accumulation factor — encoded protein: MAIRCFGLMLALVRCLITVSIALLLHVAPAAAVLNSDSYDGNIYALYAGNGSLVPPANTLEESLAEGRTAVIVYYLDDSAVSKRFAPVVSELQRLWGRSIDLLPLSTDPLQGREALGAGDPATYWSGTIPQVVVIGTDGRIVLDQKGQVPLAAINDAISASTGLPAPDLGRINQEGSFNEVNIEVTAN
- a CDS encoding F420-0:Gamma-glutamyl ligase, which produces MSLLLAPLGLGLAVAWLELRHRLRPASPLRMTPRNWRVDDLSGRLRIEGVLEISNPHPRMEVFVPELRVEPVLLGSSDPAGLEVKTRIIADHPDEETRADGYWAAYIVKGRKTTRARVSIEITGPTPSVRVDSLWVDAHWVNYGPFGRLERRQGVLVPLTRPEPLQPDQANFRQGEGCRVLPLRTHLLGPLDDAIDVLRTYAADLVQPGDILTIGETPVAVIQGRYRHPSEVEPGMVARLACRVFHPTSSLATACGMQTLIDLVGPTRVLAAWLGGLLMKLVGIPGGFYRLAGDQARLIDDITGTTPPYDQTIVLGPSQAEQFCRDASAELGVDVAIVDVNDLGRVKVLASSPGCDEGLLGRALHPNPAGNANERTPLVLVRPGLE